Proteins encoded together in one Micromonospora kangleipakensis window:
- a CDS encoding ArsR/SmtB family transcription factor: protein MTEARPEQRRVTISDPQVMRALAHPARLAIMEHLSSLEGGATATECAEIAGLSPSATSYHLRALAKFGLIEPAPSRGDARERVWRAFSPSYYIEPGRSADSEARAAERALVEAHTARDAQRTFDWLDRAAGEPAEWYDAARLSDTLLLLTAEELAALNEAVHELLEPYRRRIRRDPPAGARTVAVQYRALPLE from the coding sequence ATGACCGAGGCGCGCCCCGAGCAGCGCCGGGTGACGATCAGCGACCCGCAGGTGATGCGGGCGTTGGCCCATCCGGCCCGACTCGCGATCATGGAACACCTCAGTTCGCTGGAGGGCGGTGCCACCGCCACCGAGTGCGCCGAGATCGCCGGCCTGTCGCCGAGCGCGACCAGCTACCACCTGCGGGCGTTGGCGAAGTTCGGCCTGATCGAGCCGGCGCCGAGCCGGGGTGACGCCCGGGAGCGGGTGTGGCGGGCGTTCAGCCCGTCCTACTACATCGAGCCGGGACGGTCGGCCGATTCGGAGGCGCGGGCCGCCGAGCGGGCGCTGGTGGAGGCGCACACCGCCCGGGACGCGCAGCGGACCTTCGACTGGCTCGACCGGGCGGCGGGCGAGCCGGCGGAGTGGTACGACGCCGCCCGGCTCAGCGACACCCTGTTGCTGCTCACCGCCGAGGAGTTGGCGGCGCTGAACGAGGCCGTCCACGAGCTGTTGGAGCCGTACCGCCGGCGGATCCGCCGGGACCCGCCGGCGGGTGCGCGCACCGTCGCCGTCCAGTACCGGGCGCTGCCCCTCGAGTGA
- a CDS encoding HelD family protein, which produces MTLAAEPHRASLPARPDTPPRDELDTQLAAERAHLDTSRAALRRMRERAEALFAGGEQVAGDPYAAEMLGRTLARRVAELADDPTTPLFFGRLDFGDADPDHAGRDYHVGRRHVTDEAGEPLVLDWRAPVSRSFYRASARDPQGVAVRRRFGFSSGLLTSFEDEHLDRGEELGTASRILTAEIERPRVGPMRDIVATIQPEQDELVRADLADSICVQGAPGTGKTAVGLHRAAYLLYLHRERLRRSGVLIVGPNRAFLSYIAAVLPALGEVEVAQATVEDLVVRAPVRAVDDPAVATLKHDVRMAEVLRRAVDAHIGTPTEPIMVSDGSFRWRIGLDPLHRVVEETRREGLPYATGRERVRARVVGLLQRQSEARRAESPSDAWLRRMAKAKPVTAFLDAVWPALTPEGLVHTLLSDPDALAAAADGLLTAEEQALLLGSAVTAGPAAETGDGAATDGAAGRRSGRTATGTKLGRTPKATKWTAADAVLIDEAAGLIERPAGFGHVVVDEAQDLSPMQCRAIARRSEHGSITLLGDLAQGTAPWAASDWRESLAHLGKPDAVVVPLSVGFRVPTVVVAFANRLLPALAVDVPPAESLRRDGGLDVRTVADLTVATVAEVRAALAHDGSVGVIAAEDTVDRLRAALADAGVETASADDVAAAARVTVVPATLVKGLEYDHVVVVEPAAIVAAEPRGLHRLYVVLTRAVSRLSVLHREPLPEPLG; this is translated from the coding sequence ATGACCCTTGCCGCCGAACCCCACCGCGCCAGCCTGCCCGCCCGACCCGACACCCCACCCCGCGACGAGCTGGACACCCAGCTCGCCGCCGAACGCGCCCACCTGGACACCTCCCGGGCCGCGCTGCGCCGGATGCGGGAACGCGCCGAAGCCCTCTTCGCCGGCGGCGAGCAGGTCGCCGGCGACCCGTACGCGGCGGAGATGCTGGGCCGCACCCTCGCCCGGCGGGTCGCCGAACTCGCCGACGACCCGACCACCCCGCTCTTCTTCGGCCGGCTCGACTTCGGCGACGCCGACCCGGACCACGCCGGGCGGGACTACCACGTCGGGCGGCGGCACGTCACCGACGAGGCGGGCGAGCCGCTGGTGCTGGACTGGCGGGCCCCGGTCTCCCGCTCGTTCTACCGGGCCAGCGCCCGGGACCCGCAGGGCGTCGCGGTCCGGCGGCGGTTCGGCTTCAGCAGCGGCCTGCTGACCAGCTTCGAGGACGAGCACCTGGACCGGGGCGAGGAGCTGGGCACCGCCAGCCGGATCCTCACCGCCGAGATCGAGCGGCCCCGCGTCGGGCCGATGCGGGACATCGTCGCCACCATCCAGCCCGAGCAGGACGAGCTGGTCCGCGCCGACCTGGCCGACTCGATCTGCGTCCAGGGGGCGCCGGGCACCGGTAAGACCGCCGTCGGGCTGCACCGGGCCGCGTACCTGCTCTACCTGCACCGGGAGCGGCTGCGCCGCTCCGGGGTGCTGATCGTCGGGCCGAACCGGGCCTTCCTGTCGTACATCGCGGCGGTGCTGCCGGCGCTCGGCGAGGTCGAGGTCGCGCAGGCGACCGTGGAGGACCTGGTCGTCCGGGCGCCGGTACGGGCCGTCGACGACCCGGCCGTCGCCACCCTCAAGCACGACGTCCGGATGGCCGAGGTGCTGCGCCGCGCCGTCGACGCGCACATCGGTACGCCGACCGAGCCGATCATGGTCTCGGACGGATCGTTCCGCTGGCGGATCGGCCTCGACCCGCTGCACCGGGTGGTCGAGGAGACCCGCCGGGAAGGGCTGCCCTACGCCACCGGCCGGGAACGCGTCCGGGCCCGCGTGGTCGGGCTGCTGCAACGCCAGTCCGAGGCGCGCCGCGCCGAGTCACCCAGCGACGCCTGGCTGCGCCGGATGGCCAAGGCGAAGCCGGTCACCGCCTTCCTCGACGCGGTCTGGCCGGCGCTCACCCCCGAGGGGCTGGTGCACACCCTGCTCAGCGACCCGGACGCGCTCGCCGCCGCCGCGGACGGCCTGCTCACCGCCGAGGAGCAGGCGCTGCTGCTCGGTTCGGCGGTCACCGCCGGACCGGCGGCGGAGACGGGCGACGGCGCGGCCACCGACGGGGCAGCCGGGCGGCGGAGCGGCCGGACGGCGACCGGGACGAAGCTCGGCCGGACGCCGAAGGCCACGAAGTGGACGGCCGCCGACGCGGTGCTGATCGACGAGGCGGCCGGGCTGATCGAGCGGCCGGCCGGCTTCGGCCACGTGGTGGTCGACGAGGCGCAGGACCTCTCCCCGATGCAGTGCCGGGCCATCGCCCGGCGCAGCGAGCACGGCTCGATCACGCTCCTCGGCGACCTGGCCCAGGGCACCGCGCCGTGGGCCGCCAGCGACTGGCGGGAGTCCCTGGCCCACCTCGGCAAGCCGGACGCGGTGGTGGTGCCGCTGAGCGTCGGCTTCCGGGTGCCGACGGTGGTGGTCGCGTTCGCCAACCGGCTGCTGCCGGCGCTCGCCGTCGACGTACCGCCGGCCGAGTCGCTGCGCCGCGACGGCGGCCTGGACGTGCGTACCGTGGCCGACCTGACCGTGGCGACGGTGGCCGAGGTGCGGGCGGCGCTCGCGCACGACGGCTCGGTCGGCGTGATCGCCGCCGAGGACACGGTGGACCGGCTCCGGGCGGCGCTCGCCGACGCGGGCGTCGAGACCGCGAGCGCCGACGACGTGGCGGCCGCGGCGCGCGTCACCGTGGTGCCCGCGACCCTGGTCAAAGGCCTGGAGTACGACCACGTCGTGGTCGTCGAGCCGGCGGCGATCGTCGCGGCGGAGCCGCGCGGGCTGCACCGCCTCTACGTGGTGCTGACCCGGGCGGTCTCCCGGCTCTCGGTGCTGCACCGCGAGCCGCTGCCGGAGCCGCTCGGCTGA
- a CDS encoding menaquinone biosynthetic enzyme MqnA/MqnD family protein: MADRIARPRVGHIQFLNCLPIYWGLMRSGALLDVDLHKDSPDRLNAALVAGDLDIGPISQVEYLRHADELLLLPDLAVGSDGPVLSVNVVSTKPLAELDGGRVALGSTSRTGVLLAQMLLGERYGVRPEYFRCPPDLTQMLLEADAGVLIGDVALRALYEAPRRGLEVTDLGQAWREWTGLPMVFAVWAVRRDFAAAHPGLVKEVHEAFLRSRDLCLAELDQVAEAAARWEPFDAATLATYFRTLDFSLGERQVAGLREFARRAAALGEAPALPEGGPAFFAG, translated from the coding sequence ATGGCTGACCGCATCGCCCGCCCCCGGGTCGGACACATCCAGTTCCTGAACTGCCTGCCGATCTACTGGGGGCTGATGCGGTCCGGCGCGCTGCTCGACGTCGACCTGCACAAGGACTCGCCGGACCGGCTGAACGCCGCGCTGGTCGCCGGCGACCTGGACATCGGGCCGATCTCGCAGGTGGAGTACCTGCGGCACGCCGACGAGCTGCTGCTCCTGCCGGACCTGGCGGTCGGCAGCGACGGCCCGGTGCTCTCGGTCAACGTGGTCTCCACCAAGCCCCTCGCCGAGCTGGACGGCGGCCGGGTCGCCCTCGGCTCGACCTCCCGGACCGGCGTGCTCCTGGCCCAGATGCTGCTCGGCGAGCGGTACGGCGTCCGTCCCGAGTACTTCCGCTGCCCGCCGGACCTGACCCAGATGCTGCTGGAGGCCGACGCCGGGGTGCTGATCGGCGACGTGGCGCTGCGCGCCCTCTACGAGGCGCCCCGCCGGGGCCTGGAGGTCACCGACCTCGGCCAGGCCTGGCGGGAGTGGACCGGCCTGCCGATGGTCTTCGCCGTCTGGGCGGTCCGCCGCGACTTCGCCGCCGCCCACCCCGGCCTGGTCAAGGAGGTGCACGAGGCGTTCCTGCGCTCGCGCGACCTCTGCCTGGCCGAGCTGGACCAGGTCGCCGAGGCGGCCGCCCGGTGGGAGCCGTTCGACGCGGCGACCCTGGCGACCTACTTCCGCACTCTCGACTTCTCCCTCGGCGAGCGGCAGGTGGCCGGCTTGCGCGAGTTCGCCCGGCGGGCCGCCGCGCTCGGTGAGGCCCCGGCCCTGCCCGAGGGCGGCCCTGCGTTCTTCGCCGGCTGA
- a CDS encoding MFS transporter, giving the protein MSFTPGPSRWSDVWLATAARGISSCGDFLAASALTLALQSAGAGGLAVSGLLLAATLPLVALAPLTGRLADRVDSRLLLVVAGLAQAGTCLALAYAGHPALVIGLVALLAAGLAVTQPVLAALVPAMVRADDLPRASALNQTAGTLGALAGPALAGLLVGEFGARLPLLVDAGSYLALVAAGLLIRTRRGGRRRPEPTAAHGAHPTWRLRRDPLLVVMVGALAAVVTAVGAINVVEVFFIRETLGSSTTVYGLVTGSWTLGIVLGGWLFARLARRLTDDGALLGAGLALLGGCCLAVLASAAVPAALLLVPIWLAGGVANGGDNVFNNLLLARRVPAADRGRAFAVFGAAVQGAGMGGFLIGGLLLEVAEPRPLVAGAGVAGLLAVGAVALPVRRAVRAERMGRPRVSNPEPADNDRQEAAAVPAAGAELATPVPSR; this is encoded by the coding sequence ATGTCCTTCACACCTGGCCCGTCGCGCTGGTCCGACGTCTGGCTCGCCACCGCCGCCCGGGGAATCTCCAGCTGTGGCGACTTCCTCGCCGCCAGCGCCCTCACGCTGGCCCTCCAGTCCGCCGGGGCGGGCGGGCTGGCCGTCTCCGGCCTGCTGCTCGCGGCCACCCTGCCGCTGGTGGCGCTCGCCCCGCTGACCGGGCGGCTCGCCGACCGGGTGGACAGCCGGCTGCTGCTGGTGGTCGCCGGGCTCGCCCAGGCCGGGACCTGCCTCGCCCTCGCGTACGCCGGGCACCCGGCCCTGGTCATCGGCCTGGTGGCACTGCTCGCCGCCGGTCTCGCGGTCACCCAGCCGGTGCTCGCCGCCCTGGTGCCCGCCATGGTCCGGGCCGACGACCTGCCCCGGGCCAGCGCCCTCAACCAGACCGCCGGCACCCTGGGGGCGCTCGCCGGGCCGGCGCTGGCCGGGCTGCTGGTCGGCGAGTTCGGCGCCCGCCTGCCGCTGCTCGTCGACGCCGGCAGCTACCTCGCGCTGGTGGCGGCCGGGCTGCTCATCCGCACCCGGCGGGGCGGCCGGCGGCGCCCCGAGCCCACCGCCGCCCACGGCGCGCACCCCACCTGGCGGCTGCGCCGCGACCCGCTGCTGGTCGTGATGGTCGGCGCCCTCGCCGCGGTGGTCACCGCGGTCGGCGCGATCAACGTGGTCGAGGTCTTCTTCATCCGGGAGACCCTGGGCAGCTCCACCACCGTGTACGGACTGGTGACCGGCTCCTGGACACTCGGCATCGTGCTCGGCGGCTGGCTCTTCGCCCGGCTCGCCCGGCGACTCACCGACGACGGCGCGCTGCTCGGCGCCGGCCTGGCCCTGCTCGGCGGCTGCTGCCTGGCGGTGCTGGCCTCGGCGGCGGTGCCCGCCGCGCTGCTGCTCGTGCCGATCTGGCTGGCCGGCGGGGTGGCCAACGGGGGCGACAACGTCTTCAACAACCTGCTGCTGGCCCGCCGGGTGCCCGCGGCGGACCGGGGCCGCGCGTTCGCCGTGTTCGGTGCCGCGGTCCAGGGCGCCGGGATGGGCGGTTTCCTGATCGGCGGGCTGCTGCTGGAGGTGGCCGAGCCACGACCGTTGGTCGCCGGCGCCGGGGTGGCCGGTCTGCTGGCGGTGGGTGCGGTCGCGCTGCCGGTGCGCCGCGCCGTCCGGGCCGAGCGGATGGGCCGCCCGCGGGTGAGCAACCCTGAGCCGGCCGACAACGACCGGCAGGAGGCCGCCGCGGTGCCGGCGGCCGGTGCGGAGTTGGCCACTCCGGTGCCCTCCCGTTGA
- a CDS encoding WD40/YVTN/BNR-like repeat-containing protein, whose amino-acid sequence MRMRALTSLVLAAAVIATGSGAAWHPEPDWQLTETGVTARLRGLAPVDGRVAWASGSASTVLRTVDGGRHWAQVGPTTDVPLQFRDIEAFDALRAVVLSIGPGGESRVYRTDDGGQSWAETFRNADVAAFYDCLAFFDDRHGLALSDPVDGRFRLVATADGGRSWSVLPTAGMPAALPGEFAFAASGTCLVTADHDPDRAWFATGGGATARVFRTDDRGLSWQVADTPVPGGPSAGIYSLAFRDPRHGIALGGDYATPTSAPDGAVRSTDGGRTWTVAAAQPGEYRSGATWAPGGAALAVGPTGSDVSRDGGRTWRRFDTGSFDAVECTPTGACWASGELGRVARLSWR is encoded by the coding sequence ATGCGGATGCGTGCGCTCACCTCTCTCGTCCTGGCCGCCGCCGTCATCGCCACCGGTTCCGGGGCCGCCTGGCACCCGGAGCCCGACTGGCAGCTCACCGAGACGGGGGTGACCGCCCGGCTGCGCGGGCTCGCCCCGGTCGACGGCCGGGTGGCCTGGGCCAGCGGCAGCGCCTCCACCGTGCTACGTACCGTCGACGGTGGACGGCACTGGGCGCAGGTGGGGCCGACCACCGACGTACCGCTGCAGTTCCGGGACATCGAGGCGTTCGACGCGCTCCGGGCGGTGGTCCTGTCGATCGGGCCGGGCGGCGAGTCCCGGGTCTACCGCACCGACGACGGCGGGCAGAGCTGGGCCGAGACCTTCCGCAACGCCGACGTCGCGGCCTTCTACGACTGCCTCGCCTTCTTCGACGACCGGCACGGGCTGGCCCTGTCGGACCCGGTGGACGGCCGGTTCCGGCTGGTCGCCACCGCCGACGGCGGCCGCTCCTGGTCGGTGCTGCCGACCGCCGGCATGCCCGCCGCGCTGCCCGGCGAGTTCGCGTTCGCCGCGAGCGGCACCTGCCTGGTCACCGCCGACCACGACCCGGACCGGGCCTGGTTCGCCACTGGCGGCGGGGCGACCGCCCGGGTGTTCCGCACCGACGACCGGGGGCTGAGCTGGCAGGTCGCCGACACCCCGGTGCCCGGCGGCCCGTCCGCCGGCATCTACTCGCTGGCGTTCCGCGACCCCCGGCACGGCATCGCGCTGGGCGGGGACTACGCCACCCCGACCAGCGCCCCGGACGGCGCGGTCCGCTCTACCGATGGCGGTCGCACCTGGACGGTCGCCGCCGCACAGCCCGGCGAGTACCGGTCCGGGGCGACCTGGGCGCCCGGCGGCGCCGCCCTGGCGGTGGGCCCGACCGGCAGCGACGTCAGCCGGGACGGCGGCCGGACCTGGCGGCGCTTCGACACCGGCAGCTTCGACGCGGTCGAGTGCACCCCGACGGGCGCCTGCTGGGCCTCCGGCGAGCTGGGGCGGGTGGCCCGGCTGAGCTGGCGCTGA
- a CDS encoding ABC transporter ATP-binding protein — protein MPDIAPATATIPGDVLARADQATRRYGDVLALDRVDLTVHAGELVGLLGPNGAGKSTLLNLLVGLRRPTAGRVELFGGDPRDPASRRLIGVTPQETGLPGTLRVGEVVDFVAAHFPDPVPRDELLDQFGLTEQVRRQTGGLSGGQRRRLAVALAFVGRPGLVILDEPTTGLDVEARHTLWEAIRGFHADGGTVLLSSHYLEEVEALAHRVVVMGHGRVLADDTVDAVRGIVGVRRVSLVAGDLPPLPGVVATERSEGRTHLLTTDADQLVRDLVTAGVAFHDLEVRPTSLEEAFLAITADDRPATTTV, from the coding sequence GTGCCCGACATCGCGCCCGCAACCGCGACAATCCCCGGCGACGTGCTCGCCCGCGCCGACCAGGCCACCCGCCGCTACGGCGACGTGCTCGCCCTGGACCGGGTCGACCTGACCGTGCACGCCGGCGAACTGGTCGGCCTGCTCGGCCCGAACGGCGCCGGCAAGAGCACCCTGCTCAACCTGCTGGTCGGGCTGCGCCGCCCGACCGCCGGCCGGGTGGAGCTCTTCGGCGGCGACCCCCGCGACCCGGCCAGCCGGCGGCTGATCGGGGTGACCCCGCAGGAGACCGGGCTGCCCGGGACGCTGCGGGTCGGCGAGGTGGTGGACTTCGTCGCCGCGCACTTCCCCGACCCGGTCCCCCGGGACGAGCTGCTCGACCAGTTCGGCCTCACCGAGCAGGTGCGGCGGCAGACCGGCGGCCTCTCCGGCGGCCAGCGCCGCCGGCTCGCGGTCGCCCTCGCCTTCGTCGGCCGGCCCGGGCTGGTCATTCTCGACGAGCCGACCACCGGGCTGGACGTCGAGGCGCGGCACACCCTCTGGGAGGCCATCCGGGGCTTCCACGCTGACGGCGGCACGGTCCTGCTGAGCAGCCACTACCTGGAAGAGGTGGAGGCGCTCGCGCACCGGGTGGTGGTGATGGGCCACGGCCGGGTGCTCGCGGACGACACGGTGGACGCCGTCCGCGGCATCGTCGGTGTACGCCGCGTCAGCCTCGTCGCCGGCGACCTGCCGCCGCTGCCGGGCGTGGTCGCCACCGAGCGGTCCGAGGGGCGTACCCACCTGCTCACCACCGACGCCGACCAGCTCGTCCGCGACCTGGTCACCGCCGGGGTCGCGTTCCACGACCTGGAGGTACGCCCCACCTCGCTGGAGGAGGCGTTCCTCGCCATCACCGCCGACGACCGGCCCGCGACCACCACCGTCTAG